GTTGTTAGAGGAGGGAGGTTCTCAGGCCTTTACGGAGAGGGGCCTGAATACGAGGCCCAGGGAGCCTTCACGGCAAGGGTTGGAAATGGAGATCTCGACCTGGCCCTGAAGGCTATTGACATGTGCAACCGCCTGGGCTTGGATGCCCTAACCACGTCAGAGTGCATATCATGGGCGATGGAGCTTTATGAGAGGGGCTTCCTCACAAGGGAGGAGGCAGACGGCCTAGAGCTCTCATGGGGGAACGGGGAGGCCATATTGACTCTGATAGAGAAGATATCTAGGAGGGAGGGGTTCGGCGACGTCCTAGCTGACGGGTCGAGAGCTGCGGCTGAGAGGCTTGGCAGAGGTATGGAGCTGACTATGCAGGTTAAGGGCCTAGACCTGATCATGGCTGACCCTCGGGGATTGAAGGGTTTCGGCTTGGGTTTCGCAGTCGCAAGCAGGGGAGGAGATCACCTTAGAAGCGAGCCCTTCATAGAGCTTAGCGATGACCCCAGGAGGGGTGAGGAGATGTTCGGGATACCTGAGGCGACTATGAGGCTTGCATATAGGGGGAAGGGGAGGCTCGTCTCCTACTTCGAGGACTGGTGCGCTGTCATAGACTCCTTGGAGGTCTGCAAGAACATCATGGAGAATATGGAGATCCTCCCGTTCGAGAGGGCTGCCGAGGTTTTAGAGGCTGCGACTGGTATGAGGATGTCGCCCGAGGAGGTCAGGAGGTGCGGGGAGAGGATAGTAAACCTTGAGAGGGCCTTCAACGTGAGGGAGGGCATCACGAGAAGGGACGACTGCTTACCGAGAAGGTTCAGGGAGGAGCCCCTAACAGGGGGGGCCAGTAAGGGGTCCATCTTCGAGCAGGAGCCCATGCTGGAGGAATACTACAGGGAGAGAGGGTGGAACTCCGAGACCGGGATCCCTGAGAGGGGAACCCTTGAAAGGCTTGGATTAAAACATGTGGCTGATGAGCTGGGGCTACCCAGAGAGAATCCTGGATCAGAGCGTGAGCCGAAGGCCTTTAAGGGGGCTGGAAGAGGGAGAATTGTATGCGCGACCTCATGATATATGTGAAGGAGATCAGGGGCTCATGTGACATAATGAAGGTGGGCTACTACTGCATAGTCAGGGGGAGCCGGCTCTCAATTCCAGAAAGTCCCCATTTCTGCTTCTACGCCCTCCAGAGCATCCTACCCCTGATACCGGCGAAGCAGAGGAGGATAGAGGAGCCTGAGGACTGGCTCCCTAGGACTTGGGAGGTCGAATGTCCAGATCCAAAGGGCCAGGTGATCCTCTGTATAAAGCCGATAGAACCCCACGAGGGGCACAAAATTAAGCCGCAGGGGGCTTGAGGAGAACATACCAAAAATATAGAGTTAATAAGCTAAAATTAACTTCTGAGTAACCTCAAGTCAGGTAGAGCTGTCCGATACGGTTAAATATGTTTTGCCTAGTTACTCCCAGGCAATGGTGGTTGAGGTGCTCCAATTCCAATATCTCAGAGCCAGATAGAGGACCTCAGAAGGCTCCTCCTCAGGACTCTGAACGATAACCAGATTCTGATATTATCTCACGTGGAGGTCAACCCCGGTCGGATCACCTCAGTTCTCTGCGAGATATCAGAGAGGAACGGTAAACCCTTATCCACATTGAAGCTGAACGCCAAGATACTCAGGGAGCTCAACCTCATAAGATACGGAGGGGACTCTAGGGGAGTAGAGCTCTCTGAGCTGGGGAGGTTCGTCCTAGACCTCCTAAAGGAGGATTATGTGAGGAAACCTGTGGGGGTTTGCGGAGAGTCAGTCTCCCGAATACCCATCCGGGAGCTGAACCAGAGGATCAGAGTCCTGAGGAGGAGGGTTTTAAAGATGGTTGAGGAGGTGGGCTCAGGCCACCTAGCCTCATCCCTCTCCTCCCTAACCATCATAGCGACCCTCTACCTCGGGAAGATGAGGCACGACCCTAGGAACCCGGCGTGGAGGTTGAGAGACAGGTTCCTGCTGGGAAAGGGCCATGCCGCACCAGCCCTCTATGCAGTTCTGGCTGAATGTGGATACTTTCCCGAGGAGGAGCTATCTAAGCTGAGATGTATAGGGGGGCTGCTCCAGGGGCATCCTGAGGGGTCCATCCCAGGCGTCGACTCTGCCTCAGGATCCTTAGGCCAATGCCTCTCCATAGCCAATGGGATGGCCCTCGCTGCGAAGATGAGAGGGGAAGACTACAGGATCTACGTGCTTCTGGGGGATGGAGAACTCCAAGAGGGACAGGTATGGGAGGCCGCTATGACCAGCGCGAGGCATCACTTGGACAATCTGGCCGTCATTGTGGACCGAAACGGGCATCAGCTGACAGGCCCGACTGAGGAGGTGAAGCCGCTGGAACCCCTCGCCGAGAAGTGGAGGGCCTTCGGATGGGAGGTCCTAGAGGCTGACGGAGGTTCCCCCAGAGATATCCTCAGGGCGCTTGCGGAGGCTGAGGCTATTAAAGGAAGGCCTACGGTCATCATCGCCTCAACAGCAGGAGATCAAGGCTCGCTGGAGAGGAGGGGATGACCTAGTTGAGGGAGGATTTCGGAAAGGCCTTGGTCTCCCTTGGTGAAGAGCTGGAGGAGATCGTGGTCCTTGATCCCGATGTCTCAACATCCACCAAGACATGCTACTTCGCAGAGAGGTTTCCGGAAAGGTTCCTGAATGTGGGCATATCGGAACAGGATATGATAGGGATGGCCGCTGGATTCGCCTCCTCGGGGATGCTACCCATCGCCACCGGGTTTGCCATCTTCGTCGTGGGGAGGGGATGGGAGCAGATAAGGAACACCGTAGCCCGCCAGAAGCTCAATGTGAAGATCGCTGTAACCCACTCGGGTCTCTCCGACTATGGTGACGGCTCCTCCCACCAATCCGTGGAGGATGTGGCCCTTATGAGGGCTATCCCCAACATGACCGTAGTAGTTCCGGCGGATGGCCCCTCGGCCGCGGAGGCCCTGAGAGGCTCGGTCTTCATGAGGGGCCCCGTATACCTGAGGCTCGGGAGGGACGGTGCCCCAGTTGTCTATGTTGACGGGGTGGATTTCAACTTGGAGGCGGCTGGGATCCTCAGAGAAGGCTCAGATGCCGCGATAATCGCCAATGGGATAATGGTCTCTATGGCCCTGGAGGCCGCTGAGCTCCTAGCCCATGAGGGCATAGATACGATGGTAGTGGACATGCACACGGTCAAGCCCCTTGATCTAGATTGTCTGGAGAGGGCTGCTAGGGAGACGGGGGCAATAGTTACGGCGGAGGAGCACAGTGTGATAGGGGGGTTAGGAAGCGC
This genomic interval from Candidatus Bathyarchaeota archaeon contains the following:
- a CDS encoding aldehyde ferredoxin oxidoreductase family protein; its protein translation is MPRFYGYAGRILRIDLTRERTKVQELEGDLARGFLGGRGLNSKRLYEEVSRHVDPLSPENKLMFSTGPLVGTMFPTASRFNVSAKSPLTGILGDSNAGGHFAAELKFAGYDQVIIEGRSRRPVYIFIDDDEVELRDGSHLSGKDVYEADEAIRREIGDRRIQIAVVGPAAENGVRYAGIYANLMRPAARTGMGTVMASKGVKALAVRGTGSVEVADPGRFEKLVEEVEDEIYSHEQYWPRRRMGTTRILMMANAMGFLPTRHYRSGVFEHAWEVSGERLADEYNVKTRGCFACTIPCSRFYVVRGGRFSGLYGEGPEYEAQGAFTARVGNGDLDLALKAIDMCNRLGLDALTTSECISWAMELYERGFLTREEADGLELSWGNGEAILTLIEKISRREGFGDVLADGSRAAAERLGRGMELTMQVKGLDLIMADPRGLKGFGLGFAVASRGGDHLRSEPFIELSDDPRRGEEMFGIPEATMRLAYRGKGRLVSYFEDWCAVIDSLEVCKNIMENMEILPFERAAEVLEAATGMRMSPEEVRRCGERIVNLERAFNVREGITRRDDCLPRRFREEPLTGGASKGSIFEQEPMLEEYYRERGWNSETGIPERGTLERLGLKHVADELGLPRENPGSEREPKAFKGAGRGRIVCATS
- a CDS encoding TIGR04076 family protein yields the protein MRDLMIYVKEIRGSCDIMKVGYYCIVRGSRLSIPESPHFCFYALQSILPLIPAKQRRIEEPEDWLPRTWEVECPDPKGQVILCIKPIEPHEGHKIKPQGA
- a CDS encoding transketolase → MEVNPGRITSVLCEISERNGKPLSTLKLNAKILRELNLIRYGGDSRGVELSELGRFVLDLLKEDYVRKPVGVCGESVSRIPIRELNQRIRVLRRRVLKMVEEVGSGHLASSLSSLTIIATLYLGKMRHDPRNPAWRLRDRFLLGKGHAAPALYAVLAECGYFPEEELSKLRCIGGLLQGHPEGSIPGVDSASGSLGQCLSIANGMALAAKMRGEDYRIYVLLGDGELQEGQVWEAAMTSARHHLDNLAVIVDRNGHQLTGPTEEVKPLEPLAEKWRAFGWEVLEADGGSPRDILRALAEAEAIKGRPTVIIASTAGDQGSLERRG
- a CDS encoding transketolase family protein, with the translated sequence MREDFGKALVSLGEELEEIVVLDPDVSTSTKTCYFAERFPERFLNVGISEQDMIGMAAGFASSGMLPIATGFAIFVVGRGWEQIRNTVARQKLNVKIAVTHSGLSDYGDGSSHQSVEDVALMRAIPNMTVVVPADGPSAAEALRGSVFMRGPVYLRLGRDGAPVVYVDGVDFNLEAAGILREGSDAAIIANGIMVSMALEAAELLAHEGIDTMVVDMHTVKPLDLDCLERAARETGAIVTAEEHSVIGGLGSAVSEALAEIRPTVVRRIGIRDRFGGSSRTYGELLEAYGLTSGAIAEATRTAVRRRS